ctcctcgaccatacttcaatccacagctgattgttcctcttagatatctcaatatctgctttattacatcaccatgagacttgcgtggactctgcatataacggcttgctactcccacagagaaagccaaatatggtcttgtgtgtaataagtatcttaggcatccaacatttcttctataactcgttgaatcaatctctgattcttcttgtgcctttgaaactttaagtccaaactccattggtatcttagttggattacaagtttcaagtcctgcttctttcagaattctccttgcataagcttcttgtttaatctgaatcccatctactccttgatggacttctatgccaaggtaataagtgagttttccgaggtctgacatctcaaactttgatgagatttctctcttgaactcattgatcaccttaagggagtttccagtcaaaaatagatcatctacatagactgcaatcacaagaagcgttcccttttcttctcttctgtatacagaagtttctttagaacactttatgaatctcattccctttaagatttgatctaactttgtattccaggctcgaggatcttgtcttagaccatatagagcttttgataacttataaaccttatgctcttgtccttttacttcaaaaccttctggttgttcaacatacacatcttctcacaattcaccatgtaagaatgatgtcttaacgtctaagtggtgaatttcccatgagtttgatgctgcctctgcaattaataagcgtattgtttcaattctagcaactggtgcaaaaacttcatcaaaatctatgcctgattcttgtatatatcctttagctacaagccttgctttgtatttattgacagtaccatcagcattccgttttattttgaagatccacttaagaccaatcacttttaccccacctggcttatcaactagaaaccaagtcttgtttctgttgattgagataatttcttgtctacatgcttgtgtccatttagtcgagacctttgcttcctgaaaattccttggttcatcattaacagaaagtagcattatctcacattcttctgcagcttgaagaacataatcctccagattgtggcttttgtatctgtcttgttgattttcgcagtggaatgggctgagttatttcatcgatctcttcttcttctacttcttcgttattctcagtgttttcattattctcttcttcttcttgattaacatcattgtttccattggtattgatgattatgggtccttcgccttcatcaattacttgaccccatctcatgtgaaacattcctggatccctaattggtccatcattagtttctttccagttccagtttgctttttcatcgaataccacatctctactcactatcactcttttcgttgttggattgaataatctgtaagctttggatccaggctcaattcctagattcacaagagtatgagatcgatcatccagtttcttaagagttgcagaatcaacttttgcgtatgctttgcaaccaaacactcttaaatgatctatgtttggttttctctttcgcaaactttcatatggagtcatgtctttcagagattTCGTAGGTAtcttgtttattaggtatgtggagtgtcgtacagcttctcccaatagataattaggtacctgcatagactttaaagaacttcttgtcatctccattagagtcatgtttctcctctccaccactccgttttgttgtggtgtatatggtgttgtgagttgccttttgattccatttgactcacagaacttgttgaactctaaggaagtgaactctcctcctttatcagttctaagcattttgacttcctcttttaactcttttttatcagatttctgaaagctttgaatctatcaaatgcttcactcttttctttcataagaatagaccacatatatcttgagaagtcatctataataataaatatgtatttgttatttgcaagggtttgtggtgtaataggaccacataaatcagcatgaagaagctctaaaggctttgaggctctgaatgttgttgcttttggaaaaccttgacgcgtttgtttcccaactaaatatgattcacagatccttgattcatcgtttatctgtggtagccctcgaaccatcttattctgagacattgcctttaaagttctaaagcttatgtgtcctaatcttgcatgccacttccatgtctgatcttccagtctcatattcagacacaatgtccttccaatcatgagacttatcttgtagagtctattctgtgagcgtgagactctaactaaaattcttccacttgggtcatgaactgttagataatcttgtcgcattctaacatcacatccaacttctgtagcttgtcataaacttagaatgttgctttgtaagtttgggatgaagtagatgtttgtgacaagcttctgttctccggtcttgctctgaaatagaattgatcctttcccttcaatttctacagaagatccatccccaaacttcacttgtcctttgattttctcattgagttcagaaaagtagtgtctcttaccagtcatgtgattgctggctccattatctaaataccagattccttcttctccatcctttgattcgtagttctttggtattagtttcccttcgtttaagaatacaacttcgtccatgaaaagagttgtatctgcttcccttgtttcattcttgtttgtttcttccatcttttgtattctttcagggcatacagaggagaagtttcctggtttatcacatctgtaacaaataatgtttgatttatccttcttttctttcccttggttttgatcattctgacttgttgttctatcttatgagttaaaccttcctccccttcctcggcctctgtttcctcttccacctcttccacgacctcttcctcttgtcgcagagttttgttggtaagagtttgtgtacaagagttttccttgagtttctccattgttttcttcatcaaggattctctcttcatatgctttcaatcttccaattatatcttcatagctagtcttctttaaatctaagacttgttcgagagaagctatgatatgaatatacttggatcttggtaaactattgagaaacttctttaccagtttatcttcatcaatggattgtccaagtgacgtagattttgaggctatctctgatagctttcctgcaaagctatcaatagtatcagtgtctttcatcttcactctttcaaattcagacattaaggtttgcagacgggcttctttaactcaatcagctccgagattacgtgcctttattgcatcccaaattttctttgaagtttcctgttcaccaacttgtagaacaagacattctggtattgcttgaaagagtaaaccTATAGCGATATTGTTCTTATCTGCATCATCTGTTCCTAGTTCAATTGTATCCCAcaccttgtagattttcatcagtaccttcattctcatggcccatactgtgtagtttgtggcgttgaggattggaacttgtattgatggtggcgtgaactgttttgcacccacaatggtggtttcgttttccatggctcagaaacaagctctgataccaattaatggcaactgcaagatgaaacttagcttatataaagacaactctctttgttgatgtttagaaaatctctcaaaactaaacacaagctctaatcttgctcatatgatcaaccacaactttggtgatcatatatatatagaactatgaattccttttcctagtcctattaccttattaaatgtctttccttttctaagaactagatgacttctaattcccttaggattacatcaatttcctaatcttgtcctaaccagcttgttagtgacttctgtgttgaagttaatccaacaccaAACTCCTTCCTTCTGTATAGCACATTCCATTTAACCGAATGCATTTTCTTTCTTCCTCCATTATCATTCCATAAAAAGTCCCTTATCACCTTCACTCGATGAACGTCCGTTAACATATGTAGTGGTTCATCTATGAACGATTTGAACAAAAATATTTTCTGATTCGTAGTCGTCCAGTTTCGGCCAATTGGTAGTTGTTGTAGTTTTCCTGATTTGCAAAACGATAGTCATGTTTGGCTGCATGAATGATGTTTGTAGTGTAAAAACTAATTAGCTctcaaagaacacaataacaatTTTGGTAGCGATGAGGAAAAAGTAATATCATGGCCGATAATGAAGGTACATGAAGAATCTTATATTTGATGTTGATTGATTAGTTCAGCAATCGGAATTTATTGAATACGACAAACTGATAGCAAACTGTAGCTATATTTGAAAGGAACGGACTCGCATTTTTTGTCAAGACGTGCATTTGTACCATCTATTCTTTGACACTTTCCAGTACTAAATGATAAGTGCTAAGAAATAACAAATCTAAACATGGTGGTGTACTAATtaacatgaattctaacctaggATTAATAATTTTTTAAGGATGAAAACAAAGATTAATTGAAAGAAAACAAATAAGAGTGAGGATAGTTCCAGTCAAATTTGATTTAATTTTTATatgtggtaaataggaaaaaataGAATTGAAAAGTAGAATTACTATAAAAATTCTGATGAGAGTGGCAAATATGAAAAGTGTGGGTGGCAAATAGGTTGAACCTTTTGGAAGTGCTTTGGATAAAAAGCACTTTAATTCTTTTTCACCAAAcactaattttaaaaattattgacatatataggttttgaaaagtgcttttagaaaaataaaaacattaccaaacccaTCCTGACACTGATTAATCGGGTCTTCATGACTTTCACAAAGACCCAAACATGATTACTTGtaaaatatttttcaaatcaacAAAACCAATATCGAGATATTGACATGTTCTTGCAATATAAGTCAGAGTATCATGACTTATTTCGTTTTTAATATTTTGTGTGGTATTTGACTTTATCAACGAATATCAACATAATTAATACAAGATAATTTAACCAGTAATTAAAAATTACCATATCGAATAAGAAAAAAGAGTTGTAGGATTACTTATCATGATTGAAAATTAAAGTTTTAGGAGAAATATATGAACTAAAATAATTctcggaaaaaaaaatatataatcttCTAATAGACTTCCACTTGATTTTTCTAGGGTTCTAAAGAGAGAGCTTAATGAATCTTCTATCATGTTTATAACAAAATCGTATTAGACAAGATAAAAATAACTTAATTACAAACCTTTTATGTAGTAAATCTAGCAAACAATTAAAAATTTTAAGGCTAACAACTTTTTATCTTTTGATAAGCtccttttaaaaatatttttcatatataaaatttcttttttttataggaCACTAAgggcaactgcagtggtgcgatcaaaaccaaagatcaaagatcaaaaaaaagatcaaattttgggtttagtccgtgttgtgacgcaacggtacaggattaaaatttcgtcaggcggactttaaaagtccgccccttttttttttcattaggcGGACTTTAATAGTCCGCCCCATTTAtattccatcaggcggacttcAAAAGTCCGCCCGTTTTTTGTAAAACTCCATCAAGCGGACTTTATAAGTCCGCCCATTCTTTTCCaaattccatcaggcggactttaaaagtccgcccattcttttcttttttatttaatttcaattttcatcgggcgtaatttaaatctccgcccgttaacaagcgtaaatttatgttacgcccagcatcaaacgtactttaaatttacgcccgactatatcagaatttgggatttggtcgcgaccatatttggtctggaatttgatctttggtccaaatttgatctttactccgtcccactgtgttaggatctcatcccataaatttggttatactcgcccactgtggatgctctaagccaCTGTATCACCTATTCAATGACTCACCTACCTAATTTCCAGGCTATGaatacaaattcaaaaaaaaaaaatatttggtcaACATGTTTTGTTTAATAAACGCATAAGCTATAAATAAAATTAGGGGTAAAATTCAGATAtactcatgttttttttttttgcatttcaaATGTACCCCGTTTTTCTAAATTTACAAATATACTCTTGTTTTGACTTGGTCCCattgtttttttgaaaaaaacggttTCCATCCAATTAAGTGCAAGGTGGCAGTTATCTAATCTATTAAAAAGTCCTATTTACCCATGAACCACATCCCTTTTGTGCTTGGTTGATTTTTCACTAACTAAAAACTCGGAATCCTGAATTTTGGAATGATGAACCCATGAACCATTACCCCTGAACTTGGAAATGATGAACCCTAAACCTTGAATTTGGGAATGATGAATCCTGAAATAAAATCCACAAACCCTAAACTTGGAAATGACCGACCCTGAAATAAAATCCGTGAACCCTGAACTTGGAAATGATGAACACTGAAGTAAAAACCATGAACCCTGAATTTGTGAGTAATGAACCCTGAATTTAGCTTACATATCCGTGAACCCTgaaaattataataaaatccgTGAACCCTGAACCCTAAACCGTGAACGCTGCACTTGGGAATGATAAACTCTGAACTTGGGAATGATGAACCCTTTTGGGAATGACGTAACGAACCTGAAAATGGTGAAACGATCTTGAACAgagctcgacgaacctgaaaaatAGTGTAAAAGGTTAACATGGCAAAGAGTAAAAGGGTAAATAAGTAAATTATGGTGGGACTTAACCAAAATAGATGGAAAAGTTGACGACGGTGGTAGATTTGCAAATGTCAAAAAAACGGGGATACATTTGTCCATGGGGTATTTCAACAGGAGCACATCTGTATATATTTCTAAAATTAGCGTATAAAAATTATGAATGTATAAACTGATGGACACCAAATTCCGTATACCCATTGCTCCAACATTAGGTGTCATTTATGCGGACTTAATTATCCCAATGTTAACTAAGTTTTTATTCTTTAAAAAATGAGATCCATAGATGTCTTTAGTTTTACATTTTTTCCCAATTGTTGTTTTTTACCTAAAACATAATGTGATTTCTCCtaataatatatataaaattataacTTAACAACAATAAAATTCAGCTAAAAGAGGAAGGACGCATGGAATCCTAACAGATGTAACTGGAAATTGGGAAGGTAACTAATTGAAAGTTGACGATGATTATAATGGATGTGATTAAAATCTTTTCTCAACCTACGGTTGATAATAAATTAAAAGATAATGCAGCCCTATTAAATTTATACTGCTGAATTAATTGTGTAACGAGTGTATGATTATAATCATCTCATGGACTTTAGTCAAGATCTAATCTAAATCAGATAAAAACCGtgtaaaaagttagggtttggtctGGAATGCAAAATATAGATTTTACTAGCCAAAGTTTTCATCAAaggatttttttaataaatttttatCAGATTAATTACATCTCATTTTAATTTCTTATAACAATGTGAAATTTGGAAAATACATCTTAGTAATGAATGAAGGAAATCAAGTGAAATGAATTGCTAAAATTGTATCTATATCTAATATACTATCCATGTGATAAGAAATACGATGACTACCCAATATTTTCATCGTCGCCGGTATTAGAAAACATGGCAATTAAAGAAATACCTTTTCCTCCCGCAGATAGTTTTTAACCTGTTTTGCGCATAAagcaccaaaacaaaaacaaaaaatatgaaaGCTTCTGAAATGAATTTTCAGGATAGAACACTTTACATGGGCTAGTTGAAGTTATTTCTCGCTTTTCAAGCTTTTATATTTTTGATTTACTTTTCTGATTCGTTTTCTCTCTCTCCGATAGAGGTTCAAGctcttatattttttatttatttttctgattCGTTTCTCTTTCTGATGGAGGTTCAGATTCATGTCCCTCTCtgtttctgatttttttctttttttgccttTTATTACTAATTTTTTCTTGAAAACTTGTCGAAAAAAGATTGTAAACAGCTTCAAATTATTATTAACTAAGATTGAAATAATATTTATGAGCGGGGCGAAATATCTATCTACTAAGATACTAAAaatatgcttcaaaaagaaaataaaagcgtATAACAAGATGAAAATTTTGTTTACCACATGGATTGACACCCAATATTAAGAGCAATGACTGCACTAAATTTGGGGGTCACATTTTTAAAAAAGATGAACTTCCTAGTATTTGGGCTTCGATGGCAGCATGCCGAATACCTAAAGTCAGAATTCCATTATACTTGTTGAACCCATTATAGAGTGCCAAAATGAAATACTAAACTCTAGGTACTTGGGTAGTTCGTAACTTCTCAATCACTTCCTACCGGAGATAATTGGCAATTACCTTGTTGCATTCCTTACAAAAGAGATCCTAGATGTCACTACCGGAGATAAGAAACCCATTACTTGAAAACTGAACGAAAAATAACTAAGCACATGAAAAGATCGAAAATACATCTTGTCATTGCCAGCAAGCAAGTGATGCCGAAGGCACTTGGGGTCTATAAAGACAAGTTGAGATTTAAATGACAGTCCTACATTAAAAAACAAACACACTTAATACTTTACCAAGGCTGCCGTGCTGATAGCTTTTGGAATCCCCCTAGTGGTATCCCAAACTCCTAATAATAACGTTACCACACAAGCTGGCCGCATTCCAACCCCCGGGgccccaccttcttcttcttttttcttctccaattCCTTGTTACATCAAGTCCACATGCAATCAAGTTCTGTTCTACCTAGCGGCATTTGTACTCGTTCCACCTTGGGCTGCATTGTTTCATGAACCCAAGAATTGTTGATATTGTTCTGATATTCAGGATGGTAACGGTGTTCCGACAGTGGAGCAGCAGTAGTGGCAACAGTACTCATTGGTGACGGTGAAAAGAAATTGGGGAAGTATAGGTTATCTTGCAATGATCTCAAACTCGGGAATAACCCTGTAGGATAATTGAGATGATAATGACCATTCCCACCTGATTGATCCATTGGATCAGTACATGCGACACCTGCATTACTGATCATGCTGGACGTAGACGACGACGAACCAAACCTACTAGTACCGGTTCCATACAAAGGATTGAGATTATCTACGACCACAGCGTTCGGTACAACGATGTTATTAGTGGAGAAACAGGGCACGTGCTTTCGAGTGTTGTTATCGCTCTCGTAATTAGAACAGCTTATTTCATGATCAGTTGCGGCGAAGCCGGCTGATGAATCAAGGAGCGGCGGAAGGGAATTCGAGGACGGAGAACCAACATCCGAGCTGTAGCATCCTACACCACCACCATAACTGACAACGCCAAGCCTCTTTCCTCCACCCCAACCGCCAGTTCCGCTGCTCTTCTTGAAAACCCTTGAAATTACGCGTTCATCCTGCAAGTACAAAGCCACATCAAAATGAAATGTTAGATAGACCTCGATGTCTAATAACACTGTGGGACCTATTTAAGTCAACTGAAAATTACTAACAGCGATGAGAAAtcataaaagataaaaaaataaatcagatTTTGAGATTGATCGAAGGattagaagaacaaaaaaaaaaaaaattgtaccaaAGAGATTGATGAATTGATCGAGGGGGGTCACATATACGTACCCTAGAGGTTTTAGAGAGATAACGATAAGAAAGTTTTCCTTCAAGACGATATTCATGCATTACCCAATTACTCTTTTCACCTTTAGGTGCTCTTCCTTTGTAAAATACTAATGTCTTCTTCATCCCTAGTAAAGAACTCGTTTTGGAACTATAAATTTCTCTATTTTTCCCAGTTGCTTTCCAATATCCAGCTTCAGTGGCTCTGTTTGTTCTCAGACCAGTTGGATATTTTCTATCCCTTAAACTGAAAAAGTACCATTCTTTCTCACCCATCTTTGCCTTTTCTGCATATTAGATTAAATCACACAGTT
This genomic stretch from Papaver somniferum cultivar HN1 chromosome 5, ASM357369v1, whole genome shotgun sequence harbors:
- the LOC113279491 gene encoding protein CUP-SHAPED COTYLEDON 2-like is translated as MDNFLKIDSNNESYLPPGFRFHPTDEELITYYLLKKVLDSNFTCRAITEVDFNKCEPWELPEKAKMGEKEWYFFSLRDRKYPTGLRTNRATEAGYWKATGKNREIYSSKTSSLLGMKKTLVFYKGRAPKGEKSNWVMHEYRLEGKLSYRYLSKTSRDERVISRVFKKSSGTGGWGGGKRLGVVSYGGGVGCYSSDVGSPSSNSLPPLLDSSAGFAATDHEISCSNYESDNNTRKHVPCFSTNNIVVPNAVVVDNLNPLYGTGTSRFGSSSSTSSMISNAGLFPSLRSLQDNLYFPNFFSPSPMSTVATTAAPLSEHRYHPEYQNNINNSWVHETMQPKVERVQMPLGLSFKSQLVFIDPKCLRHHLLAGNDKMYFRSFHVLSYFSFSFQVKNYLREEKLPLFGGLGIKNLKKMNQALLTKWLWRFANEEDALWRKIVAEKYGTDGVGWLSKCPKIYFGRSVWKGIMKCSSIFRSNIKFKKKEKFCVQVFYWKWIVNWDVGVPRILNSNMRAEMIWLQRDMNNVKIKLEEEDVLE